In Halorientalis sp. LT38, a genomic segment contains:
- a CDS encoding helix-turn-helix transcriptional regulator: MNRRRADTVVGGLVATIVVVGGALSWDAYQQQQAFERMGSMMGTSMGSVHGPNPLWYVLGTVLASAVIGGGYLVVRDEVTSTEGRDRSRNEAANPPDPESAESTAEATQSAGDIDPEAQPRARVLDLLPDDERRILEPVLSSPGITQIELRDRSDFSKSKVSQTVTALEKRGLLYRERQGRTYRIYPSDDLQQNQSN, translated from the coding sequence ATGAATCGACGGCGAGCCGATACCGTCGTCGGTGGCCTGGTCGCGACCATCGTCGTCGTCGGCGGAGCGCTCAGCTGGGACGCGTACCAGCAACAGCAGGCCTTCGAGCGGATGGGCTCGATGATGGGCACGTCGATGGGGTCCGTCCACGGGCCGAATCCGCTCTGGTACGTTCTCGGGACCGTCCTCGCCTCGGCCGTCATCGGTGGGGGATATCTCGTGGTCCGGGACGAGGTCACGAGCACGGAGGGACGCGACCGCTCACGGAACGAAGCGGCGAATCCGCCCGATCCTGAGAGTGCCGAATCGACGGCGGAAGCCACACAATCGGCGGGGGATATCGATCCAGAGGCTCAGCCACGGGCTCGCGTATTGGACCTCTTGCCGGACGACGAGCGCCGGATTCTCGAACCGGTCCTCTCCTCGCCCGGCATCACACAGATCGAACTCAGGGATCGGTCGGACTTCTCGAAGAGCAAGGTGAGTCAGACGGTAACCGCGCTCGAAAAGCGCGGGCTCCTGTATCGCGAGCGCCAGGGCCGGACGTATCGCATCTATCCGAGCGACGACTTACAGCAGAACCAGTCGAACTAG
- a CDS encoding 1,4-dihydroxy-2-naphthoate polyprenyltransferase — MATADAEVSRTRAWLMAARPQTLPAGAAPVVVGTGLALHDGVFAPAAAVAALLGALLLQVGTNFANDYYDAVKGTDSADREGFTRVTAGGLIEPARVKQAMAATYALAVVVGLYLVYVGGLPILVVGLSSIAAGIAYTGGPYPYGYRGLGDLFVFLYFGVIAVVGTYYVQAASALASVDPLALGIPEGTVTAAALTASLPVAGLSTAILIVNNVRDREEDAAAGKRTLAVMFGYGFSRVEWLAMVGMAYVVPVLFALDPAFGLSALLPLVTLPLALVLTMIVFSRTDGEALNPALERTGQLLAIHSALFAIGLALT; from the coding sequence ATGGCAACGGCAGACGCGGAGGTATCGCGCACGAGGGCGTGGCTGATGGCCGCACGCCCCCAGACCCTGCCCGCGGGGGCCGCGCCGGTCGTCGTCGGGACCGGGCTGGCCCTCCACGACGGGGTGTTCGCACCCGCGGCCGCGGTAGCGGCGCTGCTGGGCGCGCTCCTCCTGCAGGTCGGCACCAACTTCGCGAACGACTACTACGACGCGGTCAAGGGGACCGACTCGGCCGACCGGGAGGGGTTCACCCGCGTCACCGCCGGCGGGCTGATCGAGCCGGCGCGCGTCAAGCAGGCGATGGCCGCCACCTACGCGCTCGCGGTCGTCGTGGGACTGTACCTCGTCTACGTCGGCGGGCTCCCGATCCTCGTCGTCGGCCTCTCGAGCATCGCGGCCGGCATCGCCTACACGGGCGGCCCCTACCCCTACGGCTACCGCGGGCTGGGCGACCTGTTCGTCTTCCTCTACTTCGGCGTGATCGCCGTCGTCGGGACCTACTACGTCCAGGCGGCCTCGGCGCTCGCGTCGGTCGACCCGCTCGCCCTCGGGATCCCCGAGGGGACGGTGACCGCGGCGGCGCTGACCGCCAGTCTGCCCGTCGCCGGCCTCTCGACCGCAATCTTGATCGTGAACAACGTGCGGGACCGCGAGGAGGACGCGGCGGCGGGCAAGCGAACGCTCGCCGTTATGTTCGGCTACGGGTTCAGCCGCGTCGAGTGGCTGGCGATGGTCGGGATGGCATACGTCGTCCCAGTCCTGTTCGCCCTGGACCCGGCGTTCGGGCTGTCGGCGCTGCTGCCGCTGGTGACGCTCCCGCTCGCCCTCGTCCTGACCATGATCGTGTTCTCCCGGACCGACGGGGAGGCACTGAACCCGGCGCTAGAGCGGACGGGACAGCTACTGGCGATCCACTCGGCGCTGTTCGCGATCGGCCTGGCACTCACATGA
- a CDS encoding SHOCT domain-containing protein, with translation MTQPTPHIGRSARRLAILAVPLLVATTGTAAAHGGGSYGGGMMGGGWGLFGGAMGLWGLLWMGLLVAVPLYLVYALFNRGSDGNEEQPLSVLRERYARGELSDDEFDRRREQLERSG, from the coding sequence ATGACCCAACCCACACCTCACATCGGACGCAGTGCTCGGCGACTCGCGATCCTCGCCGTCCCGCTGCTGGTCGCGACGACTGGAACGGCTGCTGCTCACGGTGGCGGGAGCTACGGCGGTGGAATGATGGGCGGCGGCTGGGGCCTCTTCGGCGGAGCGATGGGGCTCTGGGGACTCCTCTGGATGGGGCTCCTCGTCGCCGTCCCGCTCTACCTCGTCTATGCGCTCTTCAACCGGGGATCTGACGGGAACGAAGAACAGCCGCTGTCGGTTCTCCGCGAGCGCTATGCCCGCGGTGAACTGTCGGACGACGAATTCGATCGACGACGGGAACAGCTCGAACGGTCCGGATGA
- the menC gene encoding o-succinylbenzoate synthase, whose protein sequence is MDIRPYHLDLARPLETARGTIAEREGFLVRIRYADRSGLGEAAPLPGWTESLDACREALEWAPDLATDEDWGVALGETSAPAARHALSLALSDARAKSDNTPLYRYLGNERLVRRVPVNATVGDGPPQETARRVAEAVDQGFDCVKVKVGARSVDEDAARLRRVREVVGDDVVLRADANAAWDRDEAEQAMDAFDPLDLEYLEQPMDADEVAAHAGLRNGGNEVPIALDESLASRPVADLLAAEAADYLVLKPMALGGPDRARGIARQARQAGVTPVISTTIDGVVARTAAVHVAAAIPEIPACGLATADWLAEDLGPDPAPVADGQIEVPQSKGLGVDLGDE, encoded by the coding sequence ATCGACATCCGACCGTACCACCTGGATCTGGCACGCCCGCTGGAGACCGCCCGCGGCACTATCGCCGAGCGCGAGGGCTTCCTCGTCAGGATCCGGTACGCCGATCGGTCGGGGCTGGGCGAGGCCGCGCCGCTACCCGGCTGGACCGAGTCCCTCGACGCCTGCCGGGAGGCCCTGGAGTGGGCACCGGACCTCGCCACCGACGAGGACTGGGGCGTCGCACTCGGCGAAACCTCCGCGCCGGCGGCGCGACACGCCCTGTCGCTCGCGCTCTCCGACGCGCGGGCGAAGTCCGACAACACGCCGCTCTACCGCTACCTCGGCAACGAGCGCCTCGTCCGCCGGGTGCCGGTCAACGCCACCGTCGGCGACGGCCCGCCGCAGGAGACCGCCCGACGAGTCGCCGAGGCCGTGGACCAGGGGTTCGACTGCGTGAAGGTCAAGGTCGGCGCACGGAGCGTCGACGAGGACGCCGCCCGCCTGCGTCGGGTCAGGGAAGTGGTCGGCGACGACGTCGTCCTCAGGGCCGACGCGAACGCGGCCTGGGACCGGGACGAAGCCGAACAGGCCATGGACGCATTCGACCCCCTGGACCTCGAGTACCTCGAACAGCCGATGGACGCGGACGAAGTGGCCGCCCACGCCGGCCTCCGGAACGGCGGCAACGAGGTCCCTATCGCACTCGACGAGTCGCTCGCCAGTCGCCCCGTCGCGGACCTGCTGGCCGCCGAGGCCGCCGACTACCTCGTCCTGAAGCCGATGGCGCTGGGCGGCCCCGACCGGGCGCGAGGGATCGCCCGGCAGGCCAGACAGGCGGGCGTGACGCCCGTGATCTCGACCACGATCGACGGGGTCGTCGCCCGGACCGCCGCCGTCCACGTCGCCGCGGCCATCCCCGAGATACCGGCCTGCGGGCTGGCCACGGCCGACTGGCTCGCCGAGGACCTGGGGCCCGACCCCGCGCCGGTCGCGGACGGACAGATCGAAGTCCCCCAATCCAAGGGGCTGGGCGTCGACCTCGGTGACGAGTGA
- a CDS encoding cation:proton antiporter yields the protein MVETYFVGLVIVGLAIFAAVLLPRLLMEKPLSLPIIYVAAGFVLFSLPHGVGPPDLVNNPAVVEHLTELVVIISLIGAGLKIDRPFSWGGWSTTWRLLGVTMVLSIGAVVLIGWGVLGLHIATAVLLGAVLAPTDPVLASDVDAGEPLTHVEEEDILTESDDEERPAGLDPSGDEGVDFDPTRVDHEEAAEPAAEDPQERSVRFALTSEAGLNDGLAFPFTNMAILLAAASAPASLSWLGEWLGYYVAYEIAVGVVVGYVLGYASGLVVFRLPASSHVADAMAGAEALAATLVVYGVTEVLGGYGFIAVFVAALVLRHFEWESDYHRTLNDFAVMVERLLMAVVLVLFGGAVAGGLLAPITPVEIGIGLVILFVVRPAAGLIGLLGSGLDWPSRGVVAGYGIRGIGSFYYLSYALNEASFDELELVVAADRLWALVGFVVLVSIVLHGITASPVMAAFDRWEDRTPTESEHD from the coding sequence ATGGTCGAGACATACTTCGTCGGGCTCGTGATCGTCGGACTGGCGATTTTCGCGGCCGTCCTGCTGCCGCGGCTCCTGATGGAGAAGCCACTCTCCCTGCCGATCATCTACGTGGCCGCCGGATTCGTCCTCTTCTCGCTGCCCCACGGGGTCGGCCCGCCCGACCTGGTGAACAACCCCGCGGTCGTCGAGCACCTGACGGAACTGGTGGTCATCATCTCGCTGATCGGCGCCGGGCTGAAGATAGACCGCCCGTTCTCCTGGGGCGGTTGGTCGACGACCTGGCGACTGCTAGGGGTCACGATGGTGCTCTCCATCGGCGCCGTGGTGCTCATCGGCTGGGGCGTCCTGGGACTCCACATCGCCACCGCCGTGCTCCTCGGGGCGGTCCTCGCCCCGACCGACCCCGTGCTGGCCTCGGACGTCGACGCGGGGGAACCCCTCACGCACGTCGAAGAGGAGGATATTCTGACCGAGTCCGACGACGAGGAGCGGCCGGCGGGGTTAGACCCGTCCGGCGACGAGGGGGTCGACTTCGACCCGACCCGCGTCGACCACGAAGAGGCTGCGGAGCCGGCCGCGGAGGACCCCCAGGAGCGCTCCGTCCGCTTCGCGCTCACCTCGGAGGCCGGACTCAACGACGGGCTCGCCTTCCCCTTTACGAACATGGCGATCCTGCTCGCGGCGGCGTCCGCGCCGGCCTCCCTCTCCTGGCTGGGCGAGTGGCTGGGTTACTACGTCGCCTACGAGATCGCTGTCGGCGTCGTCGTGGGATACGTGCTGGGGTACGCCAGCGGGCTCGTCGTGTTCCGGCTCCCCGCCTCCTCCCACGTCGCGGACGCGATGGCGGGGGCGGAGGCGCTCGCGGCCACCCTCGTCGTCTACGGCGTCACGGAGGTCCTCGGCGGCTACGGGTTCATCGCGGTGTTCGTCGCCGCGCTCGTCCTCCGGCACTTCGAGTGGGAGTCGGACTACCACCGGACGCTGAACGACTTCGCCGTCATGGTCGAACGGCTGCTGATGGCGGTCGTCCTCGTCCTCTTCGGCGGCGCCGTCGCCGGCGGCCTGCTGGCCCCGATCACGCCGGTCGAGATCGGGATCGGGCTGGTGATCCTGTTCGTCGTCCGCCCCGCCGCGGGCCTGATCGGACTCCTGGGTTCGGGACTCGACTGGCCGTCGCGGGGCGTCGTCGCCGGCTACGGCATCCGCGGCATCGGCTCCTTCTACTACCTCTCCTACGCCCTGAACGAGGCTTCCTTCGACGAACTGGAACTCGTCGTCGCCGCCGACCGGCTCTGGGCGCTGGTCGGGTTCGTCGTCCTCGTCTCGATCGTCCTCCACGGGATCACGGCCAGCCCGGTGATGGCAGCGTTCGACCGGTGGGAGGATCGCACCCCGACCGAATCGGAACACGATTAG
- a CDS encoding MATE family efflux transporter has product MDSRRRGVPNPIRSLLLAVGALLSWVGLVDRRRTEETTDLAWPRIVTGLARMSKSAADVAMVGTALGSAAIAGVGFATPFWAFAFAVGGGVAGATIALVSQRYGADAVDAASLAVTTSSAVVLVVTVPLAAAFWLVPELFVGLIAGEGPVLAYGTDYLHVVALGVPFAGLNLVGSRALVGADDAWTPMTLRAGGAVVNVAINAVLIFALGMGVVGAAIGTVVANVVVLACFVAGFAGLRLPVIGSFPVTLDRSAPPVTLSELRDVVTIGAPLVFTNLARRGAQIPMLAVVALFGADVAAAYVVARRVRDLLDTPGWGFSLASSSLVGQVLGTGDEQRADTYAREVLVFGTAVYAVGAALVLVLAKQVAGLFVDDPAMIPLVTPFVVVAAISVVFRGINAGTTGPLRASGDTRWPFYGQLLGLYAVTLPIAFAGAVALPLGPLSDLTPLGIEALYAALVLETLVPAAVTYYRFDTGSWKVISRAYRPETSCDD; this is encoded by the coding sequence GTGGATTCTCGTCGCCGAGGCGTCCCGAATCCGATCCGTTCGCTCCTGCTCGCCGTCGGCGCGCTGCTCTCGTGGGTCGGCCTCGTCGACCGGCGCCGGACCGAGGAGACGACGGACCTGGCGTGGCCGCGCATCGTCACCGGGCTGGCGCGGATGTCGAAGTCGGCGGCGGACGTGGCGATGGTCGGCACCGCGCTCGGCTCGGCTGCGATCGCAGGCGTCGGGTTCGCGACGCCGTTCTGGGCGTTCGCGTTCGCCGTCGGCGGCGGCGTCGCCGGTGCCACGATCGCCCTCGTCTCCCAGCGCTACGGGGCCGACGCCGTGGACGCGGCGTCGCTGGCCGTGACGACGAGTTCGGCCGTGGTTCTCGTCGTCACGGTCCCGCTGGCCGCCGCCTTCTGGCTCGTTCCTGAACTGTTCGTCGGCCTCATCGCGGGGGAGGGGCCGGTGCTCGCCTACGGCACCGACTACCTCCACGTCGTGGCTCTCGGCGTCCCGTTCGCCGGGCTGAACCTCGTCGGGAGCCGCGCGCTCGTCGGCGCCGACGACGCCTGGACGCCGATGACGCTGCGCGCCGGCGGCGCCGTCGTCAACGTCGCGATCAACGCCGTGCTCATCTTCGCGCTCGGGATGGGCGTCGTCGGGGCCGCGATCGGGACGGTCGTCGCGAACGTGGTCGTACTCGCCTGCTTCGTCGCCGGGTTCGCGGGCCTGCGGCTCCCCGTGATCGGATCCTTCCCGGTGACGCTCGATCGGTCGGCCCCGCCGGTGACGCTCTCGGAGCTCCGGGACGTCGTGACCATCGGCGCACCGCTCGTGTTCACGAACCTCGCGCGCCGGGGCGCGCAGATCCCGATGCTCGCCGTCGTGGCCCTCTTCGGTGCGGACGTGGCCGCCGCGTACGTCGTCGCGCGACGCGTCCGCGACCTCCTCGACACGCCCGGCTGGGGGTTCTCGCTGGCGTCGAGCAGCCTCGTCGGCCAGGTCCTCGGGACCGGGGACGAACAGCGCGCGGACACGTACGCCCGTGAAGTGCTCGTCTTCGGGACTGCCGTGTACGCCGTCGGAGCGGCCCTCGTGCTGGTCCTCGCCAAACAGGTCGCGGGGCTGTTCGTCGACGATCCGGCGATGATCCCGCTGGTGACACCGTTCGTCGTGGTGGCGGCGATCAGCGTCGTCTTCCGGGGCATCAACGCCGGCACGACCGGGCCGCTCCGGGCCAGCGGCGACACGCGGTGGCCGTTCTACGGGCAGTTACTCGGGCTCTACGCGGTCACATTGCCGATCGCCTTCGCCGGCGCCGTCGCGCTCCCGCTCGGGCCGCTTTCCGACCTGACGCCCCTGGGGATCGAGGCCCTGTACGCCGCGCTCGTCCTCGAGACGCTCGTCCCCGCGGCCGTGACCTACTACCGCTTCGACACCGGCTCCTGGAAGGTGATCAGTCGCGCCTACCGCCCCGAGACCTCGTGTGACGACTGA
- a CDS encoding tyrosine-type recombinase/integrase, with translation MSDLEPISPGEAVRMYLNHREPELSEKSHQNHRYRLDSFVEFCAEEQIDNLNDLTGRDLHRFRVWRLDDGVSKVTLRGQLATLRVFLEFAAAIDAVEPGMRERVMMPDLENAEEARDEQLDESRAEAILEYLDRFEYASRNHVIMGILWHTGIRLGSLRAFDVDDFDTDARCLDLRHRPDTGTPLKNGEAAERSIAIGDYYMEVIQDYIRHHRRDVTDNYGRDPLITSREGRYSDTSVRESVYRLTRPCMITECPHDRDPETCEAMSYKKASECPSSRSPHALRRGSITKHLRGGIPEEIVSDRMNVSGDVLDKHYDQRTDREKMQIRREFLEEA, from the coding sequence ATGAGTGATCTTGAGCCGATCTCGCCCGGCGAGGCGGTTCGGATGTACCTGAACCACCGCGAGCCGGAGCTATCGGAGAAGAGCCACCAGAACCACCGCTACCGGCTGGATTCGTTCGTCGAGTTCTGCGCTGAGGAGCAGATCGACAACCTGAACGACCTAACCGGGCGCGACCTGCACCGGTTCCGAGTCTGGCGGCTCGACGATGGGGTCAGCAAGGTGACGCTCCGCGGGCAGTTGGCGACGCTCCGTGTCTTCCTGGAGTTCGCGGCAGCTATCGATGCCGTCGAGCCGGGGATGCGCGAGCGCGTCATGATGCCGGACCTTGAGAACGCCGAGGAAGCGCGCGACGAACAGCTCGACGAGTCGCGCGCCGAGGCGATTCTGGAGTACCTGGACCGATTCGAGTACGCCAGCCGGAACCACGTCATCATGGGAATCCTCTGGCACACGGGTATTCGCCTGGGAAGCCTCCGTGCGTTCGACGTGGACGACTTCGACACCGACGCTCGGTGTCTCGATCTCCGGCACCGGCCGGATACCGGGACGCCGTTGAAGAACGGCGAGGCCGCCGAGCGCTCGATTGCTATCGGCGATTACTACATGGAGGTGATTCAGGATTACATTCGGCATCACCGCCGCGACGTGACGGACAACTACGGCCGCGACCCGCTCATCACGAGCCGGGAGGGCCGATACAGTGACACGAGCGTTCGGGAGTCGGTCTATCGACTCACGCGCCCGTGTATGATTACGGAGTGCCCCCACGACCGCGACCCGGAGACGTGCGAGGCGATGAGCTACAAGAAGGCCAGCGAGTGCCCGAGTAGCCGTTCTCCACACGCGCTCCGCCGCGGGAGTATCACGAAGCACCTGCGCGGGGGCATCCCGGAGGAGATCGTCAGCGACCGGATGAACGTGTCGGGTGACGTACTCGACAAGCACTACGACCAGCGAACCGACCGCGAGAAGATGCAGATTCGCCGTGAGTTCTTGGAGGAAGCATGA
- a CDS encoding 1,4-dihydroxy-2-naphthoyl-CoA synthase — protein MVSELFDGDRWEAVDAFDFEDITYHRARDTGAVRIAFDRPALRNAFRPPTVDELYVALDHAKRQTDVGCVLLTGNGPSPEDGGWAFCSGGDQTVRGPDGYQYDDEGKTGRLHILEVQRLIRFMPKPVICVVPGWAVGGGHSLHVVCDMTLASEEEAKFLQTDPDVASFDAGFGSAYLARQIGQKKAREVFFLGKTYDADEAEEMGMVNEVVPHEELEEVALAWAEAINTKSPTAIRMLKYAFNLADDGLVGQQIFAGEATRLGYGTAEAQEGRDAFNENREPDFSEFPWHY, from the coding sequence ATGGTCTCGGAGCTCTTCGACGGCGACCGCTGGGAGGCGGTCGACGCGTTCGATTTCGAGGATATCACCTACCACCGCGCCCGCGACACGGGCGCGGTCCGCATCGCCTTCGACCGGCCGGCGCTGCGCAACGCCTTCCGCCCGCCGACGGTCGACGAACTGTACGTCGCGCTCGACCACGCCAAGCGCCAGACCGACGTGGGCTGCGTCCTGCTGACCGGGAACGGCCCCTCGCCCGAGGACGGCGGCTGGGCGTTCTGCTCGGGCGGCGACCAGACCGTGCGGGGGCCGGACGGGTATCAGTACGACGACGAAGGGAAGACCGGCCGCCTCCACATTCTGGAGGTTCAGCGGCTGATCCGGTTCATGCCCAAGCCCGTCATCTGCGTCGTCCCGGGGTGGGCCGTCGGCGGCGGCCACTCGTTGCACGTCGTCTGCGACATGACGCTGGCCAGCGAGGAAGAGGCGAAGTTCCTCCAGACGGACCCGGACGTGGCCTCCTTCGACGCGGGCTTCGGCTCGGCGTATCTCGCCAGACAGATCGGCCAGAAGAAGGCCCGCGAGGTGTTCTTCCTCGGGAAGACCTACGACGCCGACGAGGCCGAGGAGATGGGGATGGTCAACGAAGTGGTGCCTCACGAGGAACTAGAGGAAGTCGCGCTCGCGTGGGCGGAGGCGATCAACACCAAGTCCCCCACTGCCATCCGGATGCTGAAGTACGCCTTCAACCTCGCAGACGACGGGCTGGTGGGCCAGCAGATTTTCGCCGGCGAGGCCACGCGACTGGGCTACGGCACCGCCGAGGCCCAGGAGGGCCGGGACGCGTTCAACGAGAACCGGGAGCCGGACTTCTCCGAGTTCCCCTGGCACTACTGA
- the menE gene encoding o-succinylbenzoate--CoA ligase, translated as MDWPTRDLVAARAAATPDRTGIFDADTGEKVAYREYDAAVGDRAGELAALADGTPDRIALLLDTRPAFAELFFAAMRLGTTVVPLNVRLTASELTAQVERTDPDALVCESETEATATEVFDGPVASVDESERAGVRELAEMDREFVEPATLSPETEQLILFTSGTTGRPKGVRLTVGNLVASATASAYRLGVSPDDRWCCCLPAYHMGGLAPILRSALYGSTVVIQRTFDPEATANVVAARDVTGISLVPTMLSRMLDAGWTPPEHLRFVLLGGAPATDALLDRCREFDVPAYPTYGMTETASQIATATPAQTAAHEGTVGQPLVNTTVTVVDEDGEPVGPGESGEIVVDGPTVTAGYLDPEVTEAAVGEYGLHTGDVGTRDADGRLWVHNRKDDRIVTGGENVDPGEVVAVLRDHDAVRDAAVVGLDDPEWGERVAALVVPSEGAAPTVEAIESHCRERLAGFKLPRTVTFAEELPRTASGTVDREAVRALLREA; from the coding sequence ATGGACTGGCCGACCCGCGACCTCGTCGCCGCCCGCGCCGCCGCGACGCCCGACCGCACAGGCATATTCGACGCCGATACCGGTGAGAAAGTGGCCTATCGCGAGTACGACGCCGCCGTCGGCGACCGGGCCGGCGAACTCGCCGCCCTGGCCGACGGGACGCCCGACCGGATCGCCCTCCTGCTCGACACGCGCCCCGCGTTCGCAGAGCTGTTCTTCGCCGCGATGCGACTCGGCACGACCGTCGTCCCGCTGAACGTCCGGCTCACGGCGTCGGAACTGACAGCGCAGGTCGAGCGGACCGACCCGGACGCGCTCGTCTGCGAGTCCGAGACCGAAGCGACGGCCACCGAGGTCTTCGACGGCCCGGTCGCCTCTGTCGACGAGAGCGAGCGAGCGGGGGTCAGAGAGCTCGCCGAAATGGACCGGGAGTTCGTCGAGCCGGCGACGCTCTCTCCCGAGACCGAGCAGCTGATTCTCTTTACCTCCGGAACGACCGGCCGGCCGAAGGGCGTCCGGTTGACCGTCGGGAACCTGGTGGCCAGCGCCACCGCGTCGGCGTACCGGCTGGGCGTCTCGCCCGACGATCGGTGGTGCTGCTGTCTCCCTGCCTACCACATGGGCGGGCTCGCACCCATCCTTCGGTCGGCGCTCTACGGCTCGACGGTCGTGATCCAGCGGACGTTCGATCCCGAGGCGACCGCGAACGTGGTCGCGGCGCGGGATGTCACCGGAATCTCGCTCGTTCCGACGATGCTCTCACGGATGCTCGACGCGGGCTGGACCCCGCCCGAGCACCTCCGGTTCGTCCTGCTGGGCGGTGCGCCCGCGACTGACGCGTTGCTCGACCGCTGTCGCGAGTTCGACGTCCCCGCCTACCCGACCTACGGGATGACCGAGACGGCCTCCCAGATCGCCACGGCGACGCCCGCCCAGACCGCTGCCCATGAGGGCACGGTCGGCCAGCCGCTCGTCAACACGACGGTAACGGTCGTCGACGAGGACGGCGAACCGGTCGGTCCGGGCGAGTCCGGCGAGATCGTCGTCGACGGACCGACGGTGACCGCGGGCTATCTGGACCCGGAGGTGACCGAGGCGGCCGTCGGCGAGTACGGCCTGCACACCGGCGACGTGGGAACGCGCGACGCCGACGGCCGGCTCTGGGTCCACAACCGCAAAGACGACCGGATCGTCACCGGGGGCGAGAACGTCGACCCCGGCGAGGTGGTAGCCGTGCTGCGGGACCACGACGCCGTTCGGGATGCGGCAGTGGTCGGCCTCGACGATCCAGAGTGGGGCGAGCGCGTGGCCGCGCTGGTCGTGCCGAGCGAGGGAGCGGCGCCGACCGTCGAGGCGATCGAATCCCACTGCCGGGAGCGACTGGCCGGGTTCAAACTCCCCAGGACCGTGACCTTCGCCGAGGAACTACCCCGGACGGCGTCCGGGACCGTCGATCGAGAGGCAGTCCGGGCGCTGTTGCGCGAGGCGTGA
- a CDS encoding J domain-containing protein — MPSHPDFYDVLDVSPDADAETIRAAYREQAKETHPDVSDHPEAEARFKRVTRAKAVLTDPEERARYDRLGHARYVETADGFAVDSGAEDDADAADEAAATDSDSGGGETATDERASAGGETTTGDTADTANAAESASGGSAAWDQSGTRPGGASATTAGGYATRTEYTEQSFDRIRVPLTPGSIIQIGTMVFLYPVFLFASLAPAFPLTVNLVVGLCTILVVGYLLSIPEVGMVVFGGWGVLAPAVLVALDGVGVVSLLGVIALTACWIPFGLSVLTRMALRT, encoded by the coding sequence ATGCCCTCCCACCCCGACTTCTACGACGTGCTCGACGTCTCGCCCGACGCCGACGCGGAGACGATCCGCGCGGCCTACCGCGAGCAGGCCAAAGAGACCCATCCCGACGTGAGCGACCACCCCGAGGCCGAGGCGCGGTTCAAACGCGTCACCCGGGCCAAAGCGGTGCTGACGGACCCCGAGGAGCGGGCCCGCTACGACCGGCTGGGGCACGCCCGATACGTCGAGACCGCGGACGGGTTCGCGGTCGATTCCGGCGCGGAAGACGATGCCGACGCGGCAGACGAGGCCGCGGCCACCGATTCCGATTCCGGTGGTGGCGAAACGGCGACCGACGAACGCGCGTCAGCGGGCGGGGAGACGACGACTGGCGATACGGCAGACACCGCAAACGCAGCCGAGTCCGCGTCCGGTGGGTCGGCCGCGTGGGACCAGTCCGGGACCCGACCCGGCGGCGCCAGCGCGACAACGGCCGGCGGCTACGCGACCCGCACGGAGTACACAGAGCAGTCTTTCGACCGCATCCGGGTGCCGCTGACGCCCGGCTCGATCATCCAGATCGGGACGATGGTCTTCCTCTACCCCGTGTTCCTGTTCGCCTCGCTCGCCCCCGCGTTCCCGCTGACGGTCAACCTCGTCGTCGGTCTCTGTACGATCCTGGTGGTCGGCTACCTCCTCTCGATCCCCGAGGTCGGGATGGTCGTCTTCGGCGGCTGGGGCGTCCTCGCGCCGGCCGTGCTGGTGGCCCTCGACGGCGTCGGCGTCGTCTCGCTGCTCGGCGTGATCGCCCTGACCGCCTGCTGGATCCCGTTCGGCCTCTCGGTCCTCACCAGGATGGCGCTCAGGACCTAG
- a CDS encoding DUF302 domain-containing protein has translation MEYTIQTSVTGEFDDVVDVTTAALEDEGFGVLCDIDIQATLEEKLDEEFRQYRILGACNPPLAHEGLTEEIELGALLPCNVVVYESDDSDIVVSAVDPGQLVGIADNDALDSIATEVTDRFERVLSAVSDELGSKSAA, from the coding sequence GTGGAATACACAATACAGACATCTGTCACTGGTGAGTTCGACGACGTCGTCGACGTGACGACTGCTGCTCTCGAAGACGAGGGATTCGGCGTCCTCTGTGACATCGACATTCAGGCGACGCTCGAGGAGAAACTCGACGAAGAATTCCGCCAGTACCGAATCCTCGGAGCCTGCAATCCGCCGCTGGCACACGAGGGACTGACCGAGGAGATCGAACTCGGCGCACTCCTCCCGTGTAACGTCGTCGTCTACGAATCCGATGACAGCGATATCGTCGTGAGTGCCGTCGATCCGGGGCAGTTGGTCGGCATCGCAGACAACGACGCGCTCGATTCCATCGCGACCGAGGTCACCGACCGGTTCGAGCGCGTTCTCTCGGCCGTCTCCGACGAACTGGGATCCAAGTCGGCGGCCTGA